Proteins encoded within one genomic window of Pongo abelii isolate AG06213 chromosome 18, NHGRI_mPonAbe1-v2.0_pri, whole genome shotgun sequence:
- the APOBR gene encoding apolipoprotein B receptor: MDFLRLHLPGLHQALRGALDSLGTFVSYLLGDAVPTVEREAQAAEELGAVAVGKTGKIVEEEAQEDLEGLRGSQSEGAGGLRGPGDDKRREVGISAVEQTWGWGDGSSHGSQAERQDSGAGETAKAARCQEPSAPLEARKKSKAGSGACQDRSGQAQERQESDEQEVNREERLRSWEQEEEEEEEEEVRAREAGMARGAESEWTWHGESEGKAGASGPKVAGDNRETEQGVREADAGETEEPGAEGAGKGEEVVVVEKACESTRARGTWGPGAEPEDWGILGREEARTTPGREEARTILDGEEARTISGGEEAETASGGEEAETASGGEEAGTASGGEEAGTASRGGEAGTASGGDEAWTASGGEAGTASGGEEAGTASGGDEAGTASGENEAWTTSGKEEADLLGVRQTEYGAVPGERLLEATGKVWVLEEEGDEEREAEVSPFPKQAQVLGTERTEEAAESQTAGREAVGGQEAGESFEGQADLCGKEAEMRRDLEIRADRARLEELVQAEEAQEERGSSMDPAAELPSDGEAEGAADLEVTPEARPEDELTGEESEAAQTSCGPLGVEWGGLTHRVTKGQGPELMGSAQTPTKQPEEREAGEVELVGVLALSKEEQERSLEAGPRHAGSVKPEASEAFPGAWENHTRRDMERGNTQEDAADDEQREEEAAGGQIPVAEAEGDRESELSEVPEAGGEGPTTQGTGCGIEEGEASVSENQELDGSTGADTGPCPSLGEAYARETEDGEAEADRTSRRGWRLQVVAVGLQDREDAQTGSVAAGIIGGEVVPDVSAAGAGEALEGALGQGWDSKEREEAAAGEHAGGQEFGLEGSAEEEVAGRGGQVEAFESREGGLGGGGVEAEESAGAEDSCGLDRVGSQTVRAGGMGAMVEAGGLLEEWTLLEEEAVGWQEREQREDSEGRRGDHHPKGEAPRLLDAEGLMVTGGWRAEAKDTEPESLEDVRGQEERPTHQAPVEAAPESVGEAKTAEAMGSARGGVANSWSEAPLPGSLLDVSVPRSRVHLSRSSSQRRSRPSFRRTPAREQQEEPPAPNPPEEELSAPEQRPLQLEEPLEPSPLRHDGTPVPARRRPLGHGFGFAHPGMMQELQARLGRPKPQ; encoded by the exons atGGACTTCCTCCGGCTACACCTCCCTGGGCTGCACCAGGCCTTGAGGGGGGCACTG GATTCCCTCGGCACCTTTGTCTCCTACCTCCTGGGAGATGCAGTCCCCACTGTAGAGCGGGAGGCGCAGGCGGCTGAGGAACTAGGGGCGGTGGCGGTGGGAAAGACAGGGAAGATTGTAGAGGAGGAAGCCCAGGAGGACCTGGAGGGCCTTAGAGGCAGCCAAAGCGAGGGGGCTGGAGGTCTGAGAGGGCCTGGAGATGACAAAAGACGTGAGGTGGGGATCTCAGCTGTAGAACAGACCTGGGGCTGGGGAGATGGCAGCTCCCATGGGTCCCAAGCAGAGAGGCAGGACAGTGGGGCTGGGGAGACAGCCAAGGCTGCCAGGTGCCAGGAGCCAAGCGCCCCCTTGGAGGCCAGAAAGAAATCCAAGGCAGGGTCTGGGGCTTGCCAAGACAGGAGTGGCCAAGCCCAGGAGAGGCAGGAGTCCGATGAGCAGGAAGTGAACAGAGAGGAGAGGCTGAGAAGCTgggaacaggaggaggaggaggaggaggaggaagaggtcagGGCAAGAGAGGCAGGGATGGCCAGAGGGGCGGAGTCAGAGTGGACCTGGCATGGGGAGTCGGAGGGGAAGGCTGGTGCTAGTGGGCCAAAGGTGGCGGGGGACAACCGGGAGACGGAGCAGGGGGTCAGGGAGGCAGATGCAGGGGAAACTGAGGAGCCTGGGGCCGAAGGGGCTGGGAAAGGAGAAGAGGTGGTAGTGGTGGAGAAGGCCTGTGAAAGCACTAGGGCACGGGGGACGTGGGGCCCAGGGGCAGAGCCTGAGGACTGGGGAATCTTAGGCAGAGAGGAGGCCAGGACAACCCCAGGTAGGGAAGAGGCCAGAACAATTTTAGATGGGGAGGAAGCCAGGACAATCTCAGGCGGGGAGGAGGCCGAGACAGCCTCAGGCGGGGAGGAGGCCGAGACAGCCTCAGGCGGGGAGGAGGCCGGGACAGCCTCGGGAGGGGAGGAGGCCGGGACAGCCTCACGAGGGGGGGAGGCCGGGACGGCCTCGGGAGGGGACGAGGCCTGGACAGCCTCGGGAGGGGAGGCTGGGACAGCCTCaggaggggaggaggctgggacagCCTCAGGAGGGGACGAGGCTGGGACAGCCTCAGGAGAGAACGAGGCCTGGACAACCTCAGGCAAAGAGGAGGCTGACCTGCTGGGAGTCAGACAGACAGAATATGGAGCAGTCCCAGGAGAAAGGCTCCTAGAGGCTACTGGAAAAGTCTGGGTCCTAGAGGAGGAGGGGGATGAGgagagagaggctgaggtgagccctTTCCCCAAACAGGCCCAGGTCCTGGGCACTGAAAGAACAGAAGAGGCTGCTGAGAGCCAGACCGCAGGGAGGGAGGCTGTGGGAGGCCAGGAGGCAGGGGAGAGCTTTGAGGGCCAGGCAGACCTGTGTGGTAAGGAGGCCGAGATGAGGCGGGACTTGGAGATCAGGGCCGACCGGGCCAGGCTGGAAGAGCTGGTACAGGCAGAGGAGGcccaggaggagagagggagcagCATGGATCCAGCGGCTGAGCTGCCCTCAGATGGAGAGGCTGAAGGCGCTGCCGACTTGGAGGTAACTCCAGAGGCCAGGCCTGAGGACGAGCTCACAGGGGAGGAGAGTGAGGCGGCCCAGACTAGCTGTGGCCCACTGGGGGTGGAATGGGGTGGCCTCACACACAGGGTCACCAAAGGCCAGGGACCTGAGCTGATGGGGAGTGCCCAGACCCCAACTAAGCAACCCGAGGAAAGGGAGGCAGGGGAGGTGGAGCTCGTGGGAGTTCTGGCTCTGAGCAAAGAGGAGCAGGAGAGGAGCCTGGAGGCAGGTCCCAGGCACGCGGGGTCTGTAAAGCCTGAGGCCTCCGAGGCCTTCCCAGGAGCCTGGGAAAACCACACGAGAAGGGACATGGAGAGAGGAAATACCCAGGAGGATGCGGCCGATGACGAGCagcgggaggaggaggctgcggGAGGCCAGATCCCggtggctgaggctgaaggagacCGAGAGTCTGAACTATCAGAAGTCCCAGAGGCAGGCGGGGAGGGGCCGACAACCCAGGGCACGGGATGTGGAATTGAGGAGGGAGAGGCGTCTGTCTCAGAGAACCAGGAGCTGGACGGAAGCacaggggcagacacagggcctTGCCCATCACTGGGAGAGGCCTATGCCAGAGAAACTGAGGatggggaggcggaggctgaCAGAACATCCAGGAGAGGCTGGAGACTGCAAGTGGTGGCTGTGGGCCTCCAGGACCGTGAGGATGCACAGACTGGCTCTGTGGCTGCTGGGATTATTGGGGGTGAGGTGGTCCCAGACGTCAGCGCTGCTGGTGCTGGTGAAGCTTTGGAAGGGGCGCTTGGGCAAGGCTGGGActcaaaagaaagggaagaggcaGCAGCAGGAGAGCACGCAGGTGGGCAAGAATTTGGCCTGGAGGGCTCAGCAGAGGAAGAGGTGGCTGGCAGAGGCGGCCAAGTAGAGGCTTTTGAGTCCAGGGAGGGAGGACTTGGGGGAGGGGGGGTAGAGGCCGAGGAATCTGCAGGTGCAGAGGACAGCTGTGGGCTGGATCGCGTGGGCTCCCAGACAGTGAGGGCAGGGGGGATGGGAGCCATGGTGGAGGCTGGGGGGCTTCTAGAAGAGTGGACGCTGTTGGAAGAAGAGGCTGTtggatggcaggagagagaacagAGGGAAGACAGTGAGGGGCGGCGTGGGGATCACCACCCCAAGGGAGAGGCACCAAGGCTCCTTGATGCAGAGGGTCTCATGGTGACCGGGGGCTGGAGAGCAGAGGCCAAGGACACTGAGCCAGAAAGCCTGGAAGATGTCAGGGGCCAGGAGGAGCGGCCAACACACCAGGCCCCTGTAGAAGCTGCGCCGGAGTCAGTCGGGGAAGCCAAGACGGCTGAGGCCATGGGCAGTGCCAGAGGAGGTGTTGCCAACAGCTGGAGCGAG GCCCCGCTCCCCGGGTCCCTCCTAGATGTCTCTGTCCCAAGGAGTCGCGTGCACCTCTCGAGAAGCTCCTCACAGCGTCGCTCCCGGCCCTCTTTTCGTCGGACTCCGGCCCGGGAGCAGCAGGAggagcccccagcccccaaccctcctGAGGAGGAGCTGTCGGCTCCTGAGCAGAGACCCCTCCAGCTGGAGGAACCCCTGGAGCCAAGCCCTCTGAGGCATGATGGGACCCCGGTGCCAGCCAGGAGAAGGCCCCTGGGACACGG GTTTGGCTTCGCGCACCCTGGCATGATGCAGGAGCTGCAAGCCCGTCTGGGCCGGCCTAAGCCCCAGTGA
- the IL27 gene encoding LOW QUALITY PROTEIN: interleukin-27 subunit alpha (The sequence of the model RefSeq protein was modified relative to this genomic sequence to represent the inferred CDS: inserted 1 base in 1 codon; substituted 1 base at 1 genomic stop codon) encodes MPPGPTVGSPSCMGCRGVSCHHWGVLQGKQGLDSSPSSLSVSSGLWGCSLSRYRYFPGALVPMWPDFLSLRGKLVNAALFLERPSAAPLSRKTQHRLRKGKFPSFSXVLKLSPCLXHPLPISPGLSLLLLPLLLVQAGVWGFPRPPGRPQLSLQELQREFTVSLHLARKLLSEVRGQAHRFAESHLPGVNLYLLPLGEQLPDVSLTFQAWRRLSDPERLCFISTTLHPFHALLGGLGTQGRWTNTERMQLWAMRLDLRDLQRHLRFQVLAAGFNLPEEEEEEEEEERKRLFPGALGSASQGPAQVSWPQLLSTYRLLHSLELVLSRAVRELLLLSKAGHSVWPLGFPTLGPQP; translated from the exons ATGCCTCCAGGACCCACTGTGGGGAGCCCCAGCTGCATGGGCTGCCGGGGAGTGAGCTGCCACCACTGGGGGGTGCTGCAGGGGAAACAGGGGCTGGACTCCAGCCCCAGTTCCCTGTCGGTCTCCAGTGGCCTGTGGGGCTGCTCCCTCAGCAGATATCGGTATTTCCCTGGCGCACTCGTTCCCATGTGGCCTG ATTTCCTCTCCCTGAGGGGGAAATTGGTGAATGCTGCCCTCTTCCTAGAGCGCCCATCCGCTGCCCCTCTTTCCAGGAAAACACAG CACAGGCTCAGAAAAGGCaagtttccttccttctcctaaGTTCTCAAGCTCTCTCCCTGTC GCcaccctctccccatctctccagGGCTCAGCCTGTTGCTGCTTCCCTTGCTCCTGGTTCAAGCTGGTGTCTGGGGATTCCCAAGGCCCCCAGGGAGGCCCCAGCTGAGCCTGCAGGAGCTGCAGAGGGAGTTCACGGTCAGCCTGCATCTCGCCAGGAAGCTGCTCTCCGAGGTTCGGGGCCAGGCCCACCGCTTT GCGGAATCTCACCTGCCGGGAGTGAACCTGTACCTCCTGCCCCTGGGAGAGCAGCTCCCTGATGTTTCCCTGACATTCCAGGCCTGGCGCCGCCTCTCT GACCCAGAGCGTCTCTGCTTCATCTCCACCACGCTTCACCCCTTCCATGCCCTGCTGGGAGGGCTTGGGACCCAGGGCCGCTGGACCAACACGGAGAGGATGCAGCTGTGGGCCATGAGGCTGGACCTCCGCGATCTGCAGCGGCACCTCCGCTTCCAG GTGCTGGCTGCAGGATTCAACCttccagaggaggaggaggaagaagaggaggaggagaggaagaggctgTTCCCAGGGGCACTGGGCAGTGCCTCACAGGGGCCGGCCCAGGTGTCTTGGCCCCAGCTCCTCTCCACCTACCGCCTGCTGCACTCCTTGGAGCTCGTCTTATCTCGGGCCGTGCGGGAGTTGCTGCTGCTGTCCAAGGCTGGGCACTCAGTCTGGCCCTTGGGGTTCCCAACATTGGGCCCCCAGCCCTGA